Below is a window of Acidimicrobiia bacterium DNA.
GGGACGATGGGTCACATTGACCATGGGAAGACGACGTTGACGGCTGCGATTACGCGGGTGTTGGCGGCGGCGAATGGGAATGTGACGGCGATGGCCTTTGAT
It encodes the following:
- the tuf gene encoding elongation factor Tu (EF-Tu; promotes GTP-dependent binding of aminoacyl-tRNA to the A-site of ribosomes during protein biosynthesis; when the tRNA anticodon matches the mRNA codon, GTP hydrolysis results; the inactive EF-Tu-GDP leaves the ribosome and release of GDP is promoted by elongation factor Ts; many prokaryotes have two copies of the gene encoding EF-Tu), producing MAKEKFERNKPHLNVGTMGHIDHGKTTLTAAITRVLAAANGNVTAMAFD